The Anaerolineae bacterium region CACAGTCATAAGGGTGTGCTGCACGTCCAGGGGATGGGCGACGTCGGCCCCCGTTTCCTCGGCTATGCGTCGGGCTAGTCCCTCATCGGCCGAGACTGCCTGCTGGGCGGCGCGCGACCGCAGGTAGCAGGAAGGGCAGGGCATGGTCACGCTCTGCGCTCCCATGCGCTGCAAGAGGGCCAGGTTGCGGTAAGGCAAGAGGGCAGCCAGGTGCTCATCGGTGGAGTGCGCCGGGGTAGTGCCGCAGCAGCCCCAGCCCTGGGGTTCCTGAAGGGGCCGGCCCAGAGCCTCAAACACGGCTCTGGCACTCTGGTCGTACTCCTTGCTGGTGCCGTGCAGGCTGCACCCGGGGTAGTAGGCGATGGCTCCCGGCTTCAGTGGATCCGGGCGGGCGCGCCCGGACCGGTGGGGCAGCGGGGGGAGCTTTCCTCTCTGTAGCATTCCCAGCCCCACGGGAAGGTCCAGGCTCCAGAGCTGGCGCAGGTCGAGCCGGCCGCGCAGGAGCAGGCTCAGGTAGAGCCGCGCCATCAGCCCCAGCTCGTACATACGGCCGAAGAGGCGGATGCCGGAGAGGGCAGCGCGGTAGAATAGGGGAACGGCAGGAACGGCCGCCGGCCGGCGCTGGCGCTGCGCTCGGATGCGCAGGAGATCTACCACGCGCACGATCTCGATTCCCTGAGGGCACCTCTCAGCGCAGGCTTCGCACTGAGCGCACTGCCACATCATGCGGCTGTCTAGCACTTCGTCAGCCCTGTCGTGCTGCAGGCGCCGAATCATCTCGTGCGGGTAGAGGTCGTAGTACTCGGCCACCGGGCAAGACGCAGTGCAGCGTCGGCACTGGAGGCAGAGCTTCACGTCCACCCCCGTCTCGGCCAGTATCTCCTGAGCGACGGACACGCTAGTTCTCCTGTGACTGAGCCAGCTCAGGACGAGGCAGCAACCCGGCACGAGAGGTGATCTCG contains the following coding sequences:
- a CDS encoding 4Fe-4S dicluster domain-containing protein, translating into MSVAQEILAETGVDVKLCLQCRRCTASCPVAEYYDLYPHEMIRRLQHDRADEVLDSRMMWQCAQCEACAERCPQGIEIVRVVDLLRIRAQRQRRPAAVPAVPLFYRAALSGIRLFGRMYELGLMARLYLSLLLRGRLDLRQLWSLDLPVGLGMLQRGKLPPLPHRSGRARPDPLKPGAIAYYPGCSLHGTSKEYDQSARAVFEALGRPLQEPQGWGCCGTTPAHSTDEHLAALLPYRNLALLQRMGAQSVTMPCPSCYLRSRAAQQAVSADEGLARRIAEETGADVAHPLDVQHTLMTVTREIGLDAVRQRVRQPLSGLKVVCYYGCAVTRPSYLTQEDEVEDPRDMEQLMEAVGCQVLEWSYKVECCGVSHSITQLPLALDLTRRILDDASAVGADAVVVACPLCHTNLDTRQGNIARTHDVRYNMPVLYFTQVMGLAFGLPEAKLALGSHFVDPRPLVRERAGSPQ